A genome region from Carya illinoinensis cultivar Pawnee chromosome 2, C.illinoinensisPawnee_v1, whole genome shotgun sequence includes the following:
- the LOC122296459 gene encoding mitogen-activated protein kinase kinase kinase 5-like — translation MRWLPSISFSSSSGSQSSSSSLKSRGGESPSGRIDDVSTGWSFRPVRKLTRQRKLRHMNERNISGPPESPSNDADFSTPRFSSTSASASSAKPQPLPLPELGIFGRKDRLSSSNVDFQLPSPTTGPSRGVEERDRGGAFSNSPTKSVFVNQDRDTKKTTDHIDKKSSRRESQSLNGSKISRNGFRIDVPIRSAPTSPFSSPALSPQRRSAADAFPYYYYMIPMGNQAWSAPEMPTSEMIPGLPPPAFFDYSAFSCNTSPHHSPARNHLQNPKSPSGPASPLHSKLSHDTSIARFESDCPVNVHPLPLPPGATMPSPSAPIPQAIAKSEFVPMKSQWKKGKLIGRGTFGSVYVATNRLTGALCAMKEVELLPDDPKAAECIKQLQQEIKVLSQLKHLNIVQYYGSDMVDDQFYIYLEYVHPGSINKYVREHCGAMTESVVRNFTRHILNGLAYLHSTKTIHRDIKGANLLVDSFGVVKLADFGMAKHLTGQAADLSLKGSPYWMAPELMQGVMQRDSSSVLALAVDIWSLGCTIIEMLTGKPPWSEFEGAAAMFKILRDPPTVPETLSSEGKDFLRCCFQRNPADRPSAAMLLEHQFVKNSQQLDVSYCNTAFNGKNFMDKLHSPRERCEDKFSQLPRFPSTHIAKDKLAS, via the exons ATGCGTTGGTTGCCTAGCATTTCGTTCTCATCCTCCTCCGGCTCTCAATCCTCGTCGTCCTCGCTCAAATCCCGTGGCGGTGAATCGCCTAGCGGGAGGATTGATGACGTCTCCACCGGGTGGAGTTTCCGTCCGGTTAGGAAGCTTACGCGACAGCGGAAGCTCCGTCATATGAATGAACGCAACATCTCGGGCCCGCCCGAATCTCCGAGCAACGATGCCGATTTCTCGACCCCGCGGTTCTCTTCCACGTCAGCGTCCGCATCCTCGGCGAAGCCGCAGCCGCTTCCGCTGCCGGAATTAGGGATCTTTGGCCGCAAGGATAGGTTGAGTTCCAGCAACGTGGACTTCCAGCTCCCTTCACCGACGACTGGACCGAGCCGAGGCGTAGAGGAGCGAGATAGAGGGGGAGCGTTCTCCAACTCTCCAACTAAGAG CGTGTTTGTCAACCAAGATAGAGACACAAAAAAGACTACAGATCATATTGACAAGAAGTCATCTAGGAGGGAGTCTCAAAGCCTAAATGGCTCGAAAATCTCAAGAAATGGCTTCAGGATCGATGTTCCCATCAGGAGTGCTCCAACGAGTCCTTTCTCAAGTCCTGCACTCAGCCCACAAAGGCGGAGTGCAGCTGATGCATTTCCGTATTACTATTACATGATTCCTATGGGGAATCAAGCCTGGTCTGCTCCCGAGATGCCTACCTCGGAAATGATACCAGGGCTCCCTCCGCCTGCATTCTTTGATTACTCTGCATTTAGTTGTAATACATCTCCCCATCACAGTCCCGCAAGAAATCACCTACAAAACCCGAAAAGCCCAAGTGGACCTGCATCTCCATTGCATTCAAAATTATCCCACGACACCTCAATAGCACGCTTTGAAAGTGACTGTCCTGTAAATGTCCACCCATTACCTCTTCCTCCAGGTGCAACCATGCCTTCACCCTCAGCTCCCATTCCCCAGGCTATAGCTAAATCAGAGTTTGTGCCAATGAAAAGTCAATGGAAAAAAGGAAAGCTTATTGGGCGCGGTACATTTGGAAGTGTTTATGTTGCCACCAATCG GCTAACTGGAGCTTTATGTGCAATGAAGGAAGTTGAATTACTTCCTGATGACCCAAAAGCTGCAGAGTGTATCAAGCAATTGCAGCAG GAAATCAAGGTTctcagccaactgaagcatcTAAATATTGTGCAGTATTATGGCAGTGACATG GTTGATGACCAGTTTTATATATATCTGGAGTATGTTCATCCTGGTTCCATCAACAAATATGTTCGTGAACATTGTGGAGCCATGACAGAATCTGTCGTTCGCAATTTTACTCGCCATATTCTCAATGGTTTGGCTTACTTGCATAGCACAAAAACAATTCATAG GGACATCAAAGGGGCTAATTTGCTTGTTGATTCCTTTGGAGTTGTCAAGCTTGCTGATTTTGGTATGGCTAAACAT CTTACTGGACAAGCAGCTGATCTTTCTCTAAAGGGGAGTCCATACTGGATGGCTCCAGAG CTCATGCAAGGTGTGATGCAGAGAGATTCCAGCTCCGTTCTGGCTCTTGCTGTAGATATTTGGAGTTTGGGTTGTACAATTATTGAAATGCTCACTGGAAAACCTCCTTGGAGTGAGTTTGAAGGG GCTGCAGCCATGTTCAAGATTTTGAGGGATCCCCCTACCGTACCAGAAACATTGTCATCTGAGGGCAAGGATTTTCTTCGGTGCTGCTTTCAAAGAAATCCTGCAGATAGACCGTCTGCTGCCATGTTACTGGAACATCAGTTTGTGAAGAACTCGCAGCAGCTGGATGTCTCATATTGCAACACGGCATTTAATGGAAAGAACTTTATG GATAAACTCCATAGTCCAAGAGAGCGATGTGAAGATAAATTCAGTCAGTTGCCAAGGTTCCCCAGCACACACATTGCAAAAGACAAATTGGCTTCCTAG